A region from the Alnus glutinosa chromosome 5, dhAlnGlut1.1, whole genome shotgun sequence genome encodes:
- the LOC133869819 gene encoding cysteine-rich repeat secretory protein 38-like: MSSVSVYLLTFALLLQTIYGASPLFHFCSSSANFTTNDPYDSNLGKLLGNLYYRTPPQGFALGSVGRDRYKTYGLALCRGDVKATDCRTCVNEATREIHKRCPYNKGAIIWYDNCLLKYVNTDFFGKIDNQNKFYLWNWRDFSEPTSFNQKTRELLSLLAKEASATPKLYAVGEVELEESRKLYGLAQCTRDLSTRNCFKCLDGIIGELPRCCDGKEGGRVVGGSCNIRYEIYPFVTA, encoded by the coding sequence ATGTCTTCCGTCTCTGTCTATCTGCTAACATTTGCTCTCCTTCTCCAAACCATTTATGGAGCCAGCCCTCTCTTCCATTTCTGTTCAAGCTCTGCGAACTTCACCACCAATGACCCTTATGATTCAAACCTCGGAAAGCTCTTGGGCAATCTTTACTACCGAACCCCTCCTCAGGGCTTTGCTCTTGGTTCAGTGGGTCGGGATCGCTACAAAACTTATGGGCTTGCTCTTTGCCGTGGTGACGTTAAAGCCACAGACTGCAGGACTTGTGTTAATGAGGCCACCCGCGAAATTCACAAACGCTGCCCGTATAATAAAGGTGCAATTATATGGTACGATAATTGTCTGTTGAAGTACGTCAACACTGATTTCTTTGGCAAAATTGATAATCAGAATAAGTTCTATCTGTGGAACTGGAGAGATTTTAGCGAGCCCACAAgctttaaccaaaagacaaggGAGTTGTTGAGCCTACTAGCCAAAGAAGCATCTGCGACTCCAAAACTGTATGCAGTTGGAGAGGTAGAGCTCGAAGAATCAAGGAAGCTCTATGGTTTGGCCCAATGCACAAGGGACCTTTCTACGCGTAACTGTTTCAAGTGTCTTGACGGTATAATTGGTGAACTTCCTCGTTGCTGTGATGGGAAAGAAGGAGGAAGAGTTGTTGGTGGGAGTTGCAACATAAGATATGAGATTTACCCCTTCGTCACTGCTTAG